One Cryptomeria japonica chromosome 9, Sugi_1.0, whole genome shotgun sequence genomic window carries:
- the LOC131038202 gene encoding pentatricopeptide repeat-containing protein At3g09040, mitochondrial, translated as MAIIVCLRTRAVIMFGCDCSRSRFTVSNNTIHFNYIHAFPFSAHLNLKLRALSREGRLKEAPQNVLTTHREVAVTTPTFFQNNLINLYVKCGSLVEARKVFDKMSEQDCVSWNLMIAAYRRCGYPHEALAVFHVMRRSGVQPDRFTFSSILPICAEIRDLDKGMGIHQIVIESTLLSDVVVGSALIDMYAKCGSIQKAREVFDKMPKRNVVTWNVMIAGYAQNGPFDEVLRLFKEMPLRDVVSWNTIIAGCAQYGVLDEALNLFKQMPRRDVVSWNTMIAVHAQNGAVDAALGLFREMPQRNVVSWNAMIAGYAQNGFIEEALETFKEMQLAGFEPNHFTFASIITACAKIGVLEQGMGMHQSIMENGIFSDPLVASALIDMYAKCGSMQKAWKVFGNMPQRDIVSWNAMIAGYVQNELSEKAFETFKEMQFAGILPDHFTFASILPACAGIGALEQGLCIHKGIIENGFCFNVVVASALIDMYAKSGSMQKAQKVFDDMPQRNVVSWNTMITGYVHNGSIQKSLEIFKKMQLAAVQPDQFTFASILPACAKIGNLEEGINIHRTMMENNLCSDVVVSSALVDMYARCGSMKKAQEVFDNMPQRNVVSWTAMIAGYAHNGDVRKAFRTLKKMQLLGVQPDQFTFASIITACAKLGVLEQGMDIHQSTVEGGFSSNVVVASALVDMYAKCGSIQKARQMFDEMSEPDAFSWSAMIAGYAMHGFHKDALELFDLIYHSGTCIDHVSFICVLFACSHAGLVNEGCKYFNGMSNLYCIMPTMDHYVCMVDLLGRAGYLEETLNFIIKMPVKPAMVVWKCLLGACKLHKNIGLGVYAADLLFAMDSKNAAPYVLLSSINAEISRWDDAQKLRRLMKDRGINKIAGCSWIEVQKIVHSFCIGDIAPTNARNYAKLEEFSWEMKLAG; from the coding sequence ATGGCAATAATAGTTTGTTTGAGGACGAGGGCGGTAATAATGTTTGGTTGTGACTGTAGCAGAAGTAGATTTACAGTGAGCAACAACACAATCCACTTCAATTATATTCATGCATTTCCATTCTCTGCTCATCTCAATCTCAAACTCAGAGCATTGTCTAGAGAGGGTCGGTTGAAGGAGGCgccacaaaatgtgcttactacaCACAGGGAAGTTGCAGTTACTACCCCCACATTTTTCCAAAACAACTTGATCAACCTGTATGTTAAGTGCGGTAGTTTAGTTGAAGCTcgcaaagtgtttgacaaaatgtcagaACAAGACTGCGTCTCATGGAATTTGATGATTGCAGCTTACCGACGATGTGGGTATCCTCACGAGGCATTGGCAGTGTTTCACGTAATGCGACGATCAGGCGTTCAACCCGATCGGTTCACCTTCTCCAGCATCCTCCCCATCTGTGCCGAAATACGCGATTTGGATAAGGGTATGGGTATCCATCAAATAGTAATTGAGAGCACACTTTTATCAGATGTTGTAGTAGGGAGTGCACTCATAGATATGTATGCGAAATGTGGAAGCATACAGAAGGCACgcgaagtgtttgacaaaatgcctaaaagaaatgtggTGACTTGGAATGTGATGATTGCAGGGTATGCACAAAATGGTCCTTTTGATGAGGTTTTAAGGCTTTTCAAAGAAATGCCTCTACGAGATGTGGTTTCATGGAATACAATAATTGCAGGATGTGCACAATATGGGGTTCTAGACGAGGCTCTTAATCTTTTTAAACAAATGCCACGACGAGACGTGGTTTCATGGAATACAATGATTGCAGTACATGCACAAAATGGTGCTGTAGATGCGGCTTTAGGGCTTTTTAgagaaatgcctcaaagaaatgtggtgtcatggaatgcgatgattgcaggatatgcacagaaTGGTTTTATTGAAGAAGCCTTGGAGACTTTTAAAGAAATGCAGTTGGCAGGTTTCGAACCTAATCACTTCACCTTTGCCAGCATCATCACAGCCTGTGCTAAAATAGGGGTTTTGGAACAGGGCATGGGTatgcatcaaagcataatggaaaaCGGGATTTTTTCGGATCCTTTAGTTGCTAGTGCCCTTATAGACATGtacgcaaaatgtggaagcatgcaGAAGGCATGGAAAGTGTTTGGTAATATGCCTCAAAGAGATATAGTCTCATGGAACGCCATGATCGCAGGATATGTACAGAATGAGCTTTCTGAAAAGGCTTTCGAGACTTTTAAAGAAATGCAATTTGCAGGTATTCTACCCGATCACTtcacctttgccagcatcctcccagcCTGTGCCGGAATAGGAGCATTAGAACAGGGTTTATGCATCCATAAAGGCATAATTGAAAACGGTTTTTGTTTCAATGTTGTAGTTGCGAGCgccctgatagacatgtatgcaaaaagtGGAAGCATGCAGAAAGCACAGAAAGTGTTTGATGATATGCcgcaaagaaatgtggtctcatggaacaCGATGATAACTGGATATGTGCATAATGGTTCTATTCAAAAGTCCTTGGAGATAtttaagaaaatgcaattggcagcTGTCCAACCTGATCAGTTTacttttgccagcatcctccctgcctgtgccaaaataggAAATTTGGAAGAGGGTATAAATATCCATCGAACCATGATGGAAAACAATTTATGTTCAGATGTTGTAGTTTCGagtgctctggtagacatgtatgcaagaTGTGGTAGCATGAAGAAAGCACAGGAAGTGTTTGACAATATGCCACAAAGAAATGTGGTGTCATGGACTGCTATGATTGCAGGCTATGCACATAATGGGGATGTTAGGAAGGCCTTTAGGACTTTGAAGAAAATGCAATTGTTAGGTGTCCAACCAGATCAGTTTACCTTTGCTAGCATTATTACAGCCTGTGCAAAACTAGGAGTCCttgaacaaggtatggacatccatcaaagcacagTTGAAGGTGGATTTTcgtcaaatgttgtagttgcaagtgccctggtagatatgtatgcaaaatgtggaagcatacagaAGGCACGCCAAATGTTTGATGAAATGTCTGAACCAGATGCTTTCTCATGGagtgcaatgattgcaggatatgcaatgCACGGATTTCACAAGGATGCGCTTGAACTCTTTGATCTAATATATCACTCAGGAACATGCATTGACCATGTGAGTTTTATCTGTGTTTTATTTGCATGCAGCCATGCAGGTTTAGTGAATGAGGGCTGCAAGTACTTCAATGGCATGAGCAACTTGTATTGTATTATGCCTACAATGGATCATTATGTATGCATGGTTGATCTTCTTGGCCGTGCTGGTTATCTTGAGGAAACTTTAAACTTTATCATCAAAATGCCAGTTAAACCTGCCATGGTTGTTTGGAAGTGTTTGCTTGGCGCTTGTAAATTGCACAAGAATATAGGACTTGGAGTATATGCAGCAGATCTCCTTTTTGCGATGGATTCTAAAAATGCTGCACCCTATGTCCTTCTGTCAAGCATCAATGCAGAAATAAGCAGGTGGGATGATGCTCAAAAGCTAAGGAGGTTGATGAAAGATAGAGGAATTAATAAGATAGCAggatgtagttggattgaagtccaaaaaattgtacattcttttTGTATAGGAGACATTGCACCCACAAATGCCAGAAATTATGCGAAGTTGGAGGAATTTTCTTGGGAGATGAAACTAGCAGGGTAA